A region of Lepeophtheirus salmonis chromosome 13, UVic_Lsal_1.4, whole genome shotgun sequence DNA encodes the following proteins:
- the LOC121128135 gene encoding uncharacterized protein, whose translation MQLCKLGSWLCRRGGPMVSKAYRCCSTSSSPPDAGVMEETSKRIHREVSLFFLRKPSSDWIRPDFVFENRSTNKTIVGGLQYYRSLLLFKAWGNFRFPFILFRIRQSETNLENGTVTLHWDIKGMTQLRLLIWYFPKKLWYPTHMIKHSNTWKEGISVIYVDKDGKLYRHIFDDKVPSSNLKAIFSLKESIQRKIKDSGRVEPQLLSKGEKYPTIHSHINNENAS comes from the exons atgcagtTGTGCAAATTGGGATCATGGCTTTGCCGAAGAGGAGGTCCAATGGTTTCCAAGGCATACAGATGCTGTTCTACGTCTTCTTCTCCTCCAGATGCAGGAGTGATGGAAGAAACATCAAAGCGTATTCATAGGGAAGTGTCACTTTTCTTTCTTCGTAAACCTTCTTCGGATTGGATCCGCCCAGATTTCGTGTTTGAGAACCGCTCTACAAATAAAACCATTGTTGGGGGACTTCAATACTACAGATCTCTCCTACTATTCAAAG CATGGGGAAACTTCCGATTTCCGTTCATCCTTTTTCGTATAAGACAAAGTGAAACAAATCTCGAAAACGGGACGGTAACCCTTCATTGGGATATCAAGGGAATGACTCAGCTCCGTCTCCTCATTTGGTACTTCCCTAAGAAGCTCTGGTATCCCACTCATATGATTAAACATTCAAATACTTGGAAAGAGGGGATCTCTGTCATTTATGTTGACAAAGATGGAAAGTTGTATCGTCACATTTTCGATGATAAAGTCCCCTCCTCaaatttaaaagctattttCTCCCTGAAAGAatcaattcaaagaaaaattaaagactCAGGGCGCGTGGAACCTCAACTTCTCTCCAAAGGAGAGAAGTATCCGACCATTCatagtcatattaataatgaaaatgcttcataa
- the LOC121128133 gene encoding rhomboid-related protein 3, which yields MSIYDAEDDVISGSSLYSSIGHPFPFIRDDLRSVFNEFDREGFGEIPLDTFESFVLSDAYFQSRVSSDKLVVLANKSKDLRQMGANVLTFQEFVSVLSNKRTNSFKKALNEIAKSSTSKPRSLYSRFKALMGKEVLGSESDIKYNEVRHGIHLPLTIPLLSSVQIGFFLYYLYQTPYNPETNIFIYRSRSETYHQVWRIFTYSFVHSDEFHLVINVLIQLLVGIPLETVHGSPRIMFIYTAGVLSGPLISSIVEECDLIGSSGGSYALFTSQLINTAKNYSHLKMPFFRLIFLLAIASTELGVGIYRRYAPFPSYNNVGYMAHITGSASGVIVGLVILRNFEQRLRQRIYWWISIGVFAGIVLFVLFYHAIFAKVIISWGFV from the exons ATGTCGATTTATGATGCTGAAGACGATGTCATTTCTGGTTCATCGCTCTACAGCTCCATTGGTCATCCATTTCCATTTATTAGGGATGACCTTCGTTCTGTTTTCAACGAATTTGATCGGGAAGGATTTGGAGAGATTCCTCTCGATACATTTGAATCATTTGTGTTGAGTGATGCGTATTTTCAGTCAAGAGTGAGTTCAGATAAGCTGGTTGTGCTTGCCAATAAGTCGAAAGATCTGCGACAAATGGGTGCCAATGTTTTGACATTTCAAGAATTTGTGTCCGTCCTTAGTAATAAAAGAACGAATTCTTTTAAGAAGGCCCTCAATGAAATAGCAAAATCCTCAACTTCAAAGCCTCGATCCCTATATTCGAGATTCAAAG CCCTAATGGGTAAAGAAGTACTAGGATCAGAgagtgatattaaatataatgaagtaaGACATGGAATACACCTTCCACTCACAATACCTCTTTTATCAAGTGTTCAAATTGGATTCTTTCTGTACTACTTGTATCAAACACCATACAACccagaaacaaatatttttatttaccgaTCTCGATCAGAAACTTATCATCAAGTATGGAGAATTTTCACCTATTCTTTCGTCCACTCTGATGAATTTCATTTAGTAATCAATGTACTCATTCAGCTCCTAGTTGGAATTCCATTag aaactgTTCATGGAAGTCCTAGAATAATGTTCATATATACTGCAGGAGTTTTAAGCGGTCCTCTAATATCATCGATCGTAGAAGAATGTGATCTCATAGGTAGTTCAGGAGGATCATATGCCTTATTTACCTCTCAATTAATAAACACTGCCAAAAACTATTCCCATCTGAAAATGCCTTTTTTCCGACTAATATTCTTACTTGCTATAGCTTCAACTGAGTTAGGAGTTGGTATATATCGCCGATATGCACCTTTTCCTTCTTATAATAATGTCGGTTACATGGCTCATATTACAGGATCTGCTTCAGGAGTAATTGTGGGTCTAGTAATACTAAGAAACTTTGAACAACGTTTACGTCAACGTATTTATTGGTGGATATCCATCGGAGTATTCGCAGGAATTGTactctttgttttgttttatcaCGCCATTTTTGCCAAAGTTATTATTTCCTGGGGTTTCGTCTAG
- the cin gene encoding gephyrin isoform X1 translates to MIGKSKNIEFGMSLWNVGILTISDTRTDENDTSGKFLFDTLNSFDSINVKEKQIIADDISKIREILTAWTCDSTSKFHLILTTGGTGLSPRDVTPEATSSVIERRASGLEALLLERCRKDHPFGSLSRLVAGTRNNTLIINFPGSIHAVKTCLNALIENRVMLHAIEIINEVQSGHDHHKHHHHHHHHRHHHHQNHLSNHKNKTFEMPSIVSRPRQSEYQMYEVHEAVEMVLKKVSQLYSHGTEKIKDNFYGRILSENIYAKESYPNTPVSIKDGYAVISSDTESVRFVTSSVEAGNQMKRPLKSGQVARITTGAPLPPGSDAVVQVEDTEIVETTEDNKEEKLIRITSSFDQTKSGTDVRATGSDIKQGLLLFSRGVILKSAELGVLCTAGIKELEVYKIPKISILSTGNELIHPSNEIDLPPGFIRDSNKTYLKTLLQSSNYCVYDAGIAKDNIEDLSSKIQTAFDKSDVLITTGGVSMGEKDLLKNVLVHQFGAEIVFGRVFMKPGKPMTFAVIPNPTKPKFIFALPGNPVSTAVTTEIFVLPALRSMKNESPFPPSIRVTLSEDIILDPRPEFKRTIVTVLSNGEYQLSFTGNQISSRLLSCVGANGLIRLPPKSIEVPILAKGSKVEVILIGPLQPDPNSRSLLSSMALE, encoded by the exons ATGATaggtaaaagtaaaaatatcgaATTCGGCATGTCGCTTTGGAATGTGGGAATATTAACTATCAGCGATACTCGGACAGATGAAAATGATACTTCTGGCAAATTCTTATTTGACACTCTGAATTCCTTTGACTCCATtaatgtaaaagaaaaacagatcATAGCTGATGATATTTCAAAGATCCGTGAAATTTTGACCGCCTGGACCTGTGACTCCACTTCTAAGTTTCATCTGATTTTGACAACAGGCGGAACCGGTCTGTCTCCAAGAGACGTTACCCCTGAGGCAACTTCATCTGTCATTGAAAGAAGAGCGTCTGGATTGGAAGCACTACTCTTGGAGCGTTGTAGAAAGGATCATCCTTTTGGCTCTCTGTCACGCTTGGTTGCTGGAACACGAAATAATACtctcataattaattttcctgGGAGTATTCATGCCGTCAAGACCTGTTTAAATGCTCTTATTGAAAATAGAGTAATGTTACATgccattgaaataattaatgaggTTCAATCAG GTCATGATCACCATAagcatcatcatcatcatcaccatCACCGTCACCATCACCACCAAAACCATCTTTCTAACCATAAAAACAAAACCTTTGAAATGCCATCAATAGTTTCTCGTCCAAGGCAATCAGAGTATCAAATGTATGAAGTTCATGAAGCAGTTGAAATGGTACTTAAGAAAGTATCACAGCTTTATTCCCATGGcacagaaaaaataaaggacAACTTTTATGGTCGCATTCTGTCAGAAAACATATATGCTAAAGAATCTTATCCTAACACTCCAGTTTCAATAAAGGATGGTTATGCAGTAATATCATCTGACACTGAATCAGTTCGATTTGTTACATCATCAGTCGAAGCTGGTAATCAAATGAAAAGACCATTAAAGTCTGGGCAAGTCGCTCGAATAACAACTGGAGCTCCCTTACCTCCTGGATCGGATGCAGTAGTTCAAGTTGAAGATACTGAAATTGTAGAAACGACAGAGGACAACAAAGAGGAAAAGCTAATCCGAATAACATCGTCTTTTGATCAAACAAAATCAGGAACTGATGTCCGAGCAACTGGATCGGATATAAAACAAGGTCTCTTGTTATTTTCAAGGGGGGTGATACTTAAATCTGCTGAATTAGGTGTTTTATGCACGGCTGGTATTAAAGAACTAGAGGTTTATAAAATCCCGAAAATATCCATTCTTTCAACTGGAAACGAATTGATTCATCCATCCAATGAGATTGATCTACCTCCTGGGTTCATTCGTGACTCAAACAagacttatttaaaaactttacttCAATCGTCAAACTATTGCGTTTATGATGCAGGAATTGCAAAAGATAATATCGAAGATCTTTCCTCCAAAATTCAAACGGCATTTGATAAATCAGATGTTTTAATAACAACTGGCGGTGTCTCTATGGGTGAaaaggatttattaaaaaacgtTTTAGTTCATCAATTTGGAGCAGAAATAGTTTTTGGTCGTGTGTTTATGAAACCTGGAAAACCAATGACTTTTGCAGTAATTCCAAACCCAACTAAACCGAAGTTTATCTTTGCTCTTCCAGGAAATCCAGTTTCAACTGCAGTGACTACAGAAATTTTTGTTCTTCCAGCTCTAAGATCTATGAAGAATGAAAGCCCTTTTCCTCCTAGTATAAGAGTGACCCTCTCAGAAGATATAATACTAGATCCGAGGCCAGAGTTCAAACGAACTATAGTTACTGTACTGTCCAATGGAGAATATCAATTATCATTTACTGGCAATCAAATTTCGTCTAGATTGTTGAGCTGTGTGGGTGCTAATGGTTTAATTCGTCTACCTCCAAAGAGTATTGAAGTTCCAATACTAGCTAAAGGATCGAAAGTGGAAGTTATTCTGATTGGTCCTCTACAACCTGATCCAAATAGCCGTTCATTACTTTCAAGTATGGCGCTcgaataa
- the cin gene encoding gephyrin isoform X2, translating to MSLWNVGILTISDTRTDENDTSGKFLFDTLNSFDSINVKEKQIIADDISKIREILTAWTCDSTSKFHLILTTGGTGLSPRDVTPEATSSVIERRASGLEALLLERCRKDHPFGSLSRLVAGTRNNTLIINFPGSIHAVKTCLNALIENRVMLHAIEIINEVQSGHDHHKHHHHHHHHRHHHHQNHLSNHKNKTFEMPSIVSRPRQSEYQMYEVHEAVEMVLKKVSQLYSHGTEKIKDNFYGRILSENIYAKESYPNTPVSIKDGYAVISSDTESVRFVTSSVEAGNQMKRPLKSGQVARITTGAPLPPGSDAVVQVEDTEIVETTEDNKEEKLIRITSSFDQTKSGTDVRATGSDIKQGLLLFSRGVILKSAELGVLCTAGIKELEVYKIPKISILSTGNELIHPSNEIDLPPGFIRDSNKTYLKTLLQSSNYCVYDAGIAKDNIEDLSSKIQTAFDKSDVLITTGGVSMGEKDLLKNVLVHQFGAEIVFGRVFMKPGKPMTFAVIPNPTKPKFIFALPGNPVSTAVTTEIFVLPALRSMKNESPFPPSIRVTLSEDIILDPRPEFKRTIVTVLSNGEYQLSFTGNQISSRLLSCVGANGLIRLPPKSIEVPILAKGSKVEVILIGPLQPDPNSRSLLSSMALE from the exons ATGTCGCTTTGGAATGTGGGAATATTAACTATCAGCGATACTCGGACAGATGAAAATGATACTTCTGGCAAATTCTTATTTGACACTCTGAATTCCTTTGACTCCATtaatgtaaaagaaaaacagatcATAGCTGATGATATTTCAAAGATCCGTGAAATTTTGACCGCCTGGACCTGTGACTCCACTTCTAAGTTTCATCTGATTTTGACAACAGGCGGAACCGGTCTGTCTCCAAGAGACGTTACCCCTGAGGCAACTTCATCTGTCATTGAAAGAAGAGCGTCTGGATTGGAAGCACTACTCTTGGAGCGTTGTAGAAAGGATCATCCTTTTGGCTCTCTGTCACGCTTGGTTGCTGGAACACGAAATAATACtctcataattaattttcctgGGAGTATTCATGCCGTCAAGACCTGTTTAAATGCTCTTATTGAAAATAGAGTAATGTTACATgccattgaaataattaatgaggTTCAATCAG GTCATGATCACCATAagcatcatcatcatcatcaccatCACCGTCACCATCACCACCAAAACCATCTTTCTAACCATAAAAACAAAACCTTTGAAATGCCATCAATAGTTTCTCGTCCAAGGCAATCAGAGTATCAAATGTATGAAGTTCATGAAGCAGTTGAAATGGTACTTAAGAAAGTATCACAGCTTTATTCCCATGGcacagaaaaaataaaggacAACTTTTATGGTCGCATTCTGTCAGAAAACATATATGCTAAAGAATCTTATCCTAACACTCCAGTTTCAATAAAGGATGGTTATGCAGTAATATCATCTGACACTGAATCAGTTCGATTTGTTACATCATCAGTCGAAGCTGGTAATCAAATGAAAAGACCATTAAAGTCTGGGCAAGTCGCTCGAATAACAACTGGAGCTCCCTTACCTCCTGGATCGGATGCAGTAGTTCAAGTTGAAGATACTGAAATTGTAGAAACGACAGAGGACAACAAAGAGGAAAAGCTAATCCGAATAACATCGTCTTTTGATCAAACAAAATCAGGAACTGATGTCCGAGCAACTGGATCGGATATAAAACAAGGTCTCTTGTTATTTTCAAGGGGGGTGATACTTAAATCTGCTGAATTAGGTGTTTTATGCACGGCTGGTATTAAAGAACTAGAGGTTTATAAAATCCCGAAAATATCCATTCTTTCAACTGGAAACGAATTGATTCATCCATCCAATGAGATTGATCTACCTCCTGGGTTCATTCGTGACTCAAACAagacttatttaaaaactttacttCAATCGTCAAACTATTGCGTTTATGATGCAGGAATTGCAAAAGATAATATCGAAGATCTTTCCTCCAAAATTCAAACGGCATTTGATAAATCAGATGTTTTAATAACAACTGGCGGTGTCTCTATGGGTGAaaaggatttattaaaaaacgtTTTAGTTCATCAATTTGGAGCAGAAATAGTTTTTGGTCGTGTGTTTATGAAACCTGGAAAACCAATGACTTTTGCAGTAATTCCAAACCCAACTAAACCGAAGTTTATCTTTGCTCTTCCAGGAAATCCAGTTTCAACTGCAGTGACTACAGAAATTTTTGTTCTTCCAGCTCTAAGATCTATGAAGAATGAAAGCCCTTTTCCTCCTAGTATAAGAGTGACCCTCTCAGAAGATATAATACTAGATCCGAGGCCAGAGTTCAAACGAACTATAGTTACTGTACTGTCCAATGGAGAATATCAATTATCATTTACTGGCAATCAAATTTCGTCTAGATTGTTGAGCTGTGTGGGTGCTAATGGTTTAATTCGTCTACCTCCAAAGAGTATTGAAGTTCCAATACTAGCTAAAGGATCGAAAGTGGAAGTTATTCTGATTGGTCCTCTACAACCTGATCCAAATAGCCGTTCATTACTTTCAAGTATGGCGCTcgaataa